CCCCTTACCAACGTTTTTTACGTTCTCCATGATGGCACTTACATTCTGGTCCTTCATCTCCTGATTGTAGATATCCACGGTTTTGACCACTTCGGTTGTCCAGTCCCGGCTGCCGTCATCCACGATGATGATCTCGCTTCTGTACGGCTGCCCGTCGAGGAACTCCTTCACCGTGTACAAGGTATCGGCAATACGCTCCTGTTCATTGTAAGCCGGGATGACCACCGAAAGGTAATATTCAAAGTTTTTATCATTCATGAGAAACCTCATTTTTTGGCCGTGAGTACTACTCCTGCTGATATTACCAGAATTCCGGCCCAGCGTGTTGCTGAAATTTGATCCCCGAACATCCACCAAGAGCCGATAGCCACCAGCACGTAACCGGAACTAAGCAGCGGATAGGCATAACTGAGATCCAGACGGCTTAAGACCGCCACCCAGATCATCATAGCCAATCCATAGGAGACAAGGCCTCCGAATACCCACGGCTGAAATACAATGGCAAAAGCGGTCATGATGGACGGATCGCCCAGCGGGCCTAGTACGGTCATACCCTTTTTCATGAAAAGCTGCCCCAGAACACCGAGAATCACCGAGCAGGCAACAAGAAGGTAGGATTTCATGATCTAGCTCCTTGAAATCAGGACGATGCCCAGTATGATGGTTGCGATGCCGATATAACGGTGCATGGGGATTTCCTCTTTAAAGAAATATTTTGAGGCGATGGTTACCAGTACGTAGCCTAGACTCATCATAGGATATGCAAGGCTCAGCTCCATGCGCGAAAGGACCATGAGCCACAGAAAAGCCCCCAGTCCAAGGGCGGTGATGCCCATGAAGATATGGATGTTTGCTGCGGCGGCAATAACAGATTTGCCCCCGGACATTTCTTCCTTGATCCGCACCGCGCCAAGCTTCTGGAAAATCTGACCCAGAGTTGTCATGGTCACTGAGAGGACGACAAGCAGGTATTCCATTTATTTATCCCCTTTCGGTGCAAGTTGTTTTTCCATGGTCAGGATATTTCCGTCCTGTCTGCGTTCATATTTTACCGAGTCCATGACTTGTTTGATCAAAAATAGACCGTAGCCGCCTTCCTGCGGGGTATTAAGGTCAGGAGTCTGGATCAATTCAAAATCAAATCCAGGCCCTGAATCTTCCACTTCGATAATTAATTTGGTCCCATCTGAGATTAAGCGCAGGGCAATGCTGGAATCCTCTGGAGAATTACTGTGCCGGATCGCGTTGGAGACTGCTTCGGAAACAGCAAGATCGATATTCTGCCCTGTTTTTTCGTCCATAGGCAGGATGGCCCTGCATTGTCTGACCATTTCTGCACTGATGGACATATTTTTCAGGTTCGCGCTGAATCTGCGGTTCATGAAAAGTGGTTTGTTCATGCTCCGTCTCCGGTACAACGTAGGGTATGAATTGTGATTTCCGGTGGGCAATTGAATCGGGCCTGCACACCGGAACATCCGGCTCCGCGCGAAGTGTAGCCGGACATATTTTTGTGCCTCCAGCTGCCAGATGTCATAGAGCGGGGACAGGTTGCGTGGGTGATGATCGGAATTCCTCCGGGGAGGCAGATTTGACCGCCATGGGTATGACCGCAGATATATAGTTCCACGGAACGGGCGGCAGCTTCCGCATACAGTTCAGGGGAGTGGCTGAGCAGAATTGTAGGGCAGCCTTGAGGCCGGGATCTAAAGGCCCGACCAAGGTCATGGGTGCCGTAGAAATGAGGATCATCCACCCCGGCAAGAAACAGATCCTCCCCGTTATGTTTGATGATTTGCCCTTCGTTAAGCAGAATGCGCATCCCGCTTTCCTCAAGTTCAGGTACTTGTTCAATGAAATCGTGATTTCCCAGTATACCGTAGACTCCGTGGGGAGCATTTATCTGGGTGACCAGCCGGGACATTCCTATGGCGGAAGGTTTATGGCTGTGGTGGGTAAGTAAACGGTAATCCCCGGTAAATACGCAAATATCGCAGCGCAGAGGGGAAATCATGGAAAAAAGGGTCTCGCCGCCGTCAATGAAACCGTCAATGTGGATGTCAGTCAGGTGGAGTATTTTGAATTCATCAAATTGTTCCGGTAGTCCGGGGATAATAACTTCGTTCTTAACTATCTTAAAATCAAGGCTGTTACGCCTGCCCCGTTCACGCATTCTGCTCAGACGCAACGCCGCGTCCACAAAATTTATAAAAGTATCCAGATTTTCCAGATGAATGCGTCCGAACCCTTTCCCATATATTGAAGCGGCATGGTCAACCTGCATTCTCAAACGCCGGGAAACAGCTTCTTCACCCATGCGCCGGGCGAGCGATGAATAAATATCGTATGGCAGAGATTTGGAACTCATGATTGTTCCCCGGTGAATTCAAGGCAGCAGATGGTTACATCGTCTTGCAGGGGCCGATTGTCGCCAAAGGCCAGCATTTCATTATAGACTCCGTCCAGCAATTGTTTTGATGTTTTTTTGTTGTGATCAAGTACACAGGATTCTAGGCGTGGTGATCCGAATTGTTCTCCGCTTGGAGATTCATATTCTGAAAGTCCGTCGGTGTAGCTGATGAGGCGGTCTCCGGGATGGAAGGGGACGGTGTCCTGCTCAAAAGGTATTCCCGCATTTATACCGATGACGCTACCGCCTTTATCCAGGTGTTCAATGCTGCCGTCCTTGCGCAGCAGAAGTGGCGGCAGGTGTCCGGCACTGCTGTATGTAAGGGTCTTTTTTGATTTGCTGATCACACTGTAGAACATGGTGAAATGTTTATTCATTCGTTCAATGGGAAAGTCTGCATCAAGTTGTTTGAGTAGTTCTGACGGAGGAATTACCTTGTTCTGTTGTGCGGTGAAATGATCAGAGCGTGAGAGCAATCGGGAGACGGAGATCGCCGCCAATGCAGCAGAAACTCCATGTCCGCTGATATCCAGCAGGTAAAAGGAGGTTTTGTCCGTATCAAGGGGAACCAGATTGAACATGTCTCCGCCAACGTCCCCGCTTGGCTTGAACAGCCAGTTTAAGCAGACATTGCCCATAGTGCATGTTTCTTGAGGCAGGAAACTTTTTTGGATGAAAGCCGCAGCCGCCAGATCTTCTTTGATGATACGGGCCTTATGTTTATTGCCGGTAATCAGTTTATGCTGCTCCAGCCCGGCGTTGATGACACTGGTGATTGTGTCACGCTCCGCAGGTTTGGTCAGAAAACGGAAAACGTGTCCTTGATTCAGGGCCGTAAGAGCTGCCTTGATGTCCGCATGCCCGGTCAGGATTATCCCGATAACGTCTTCATCCAGCTTTTCAATTTCTACAAGGAATTCCAGTCCGTTCATATCCGGCATTTTAAGGTCGGACACAACAACGGGATATGGGCCGTTCTCTTTAAAAAGTGCCAGCCCTTTTTCGGGATGGTCGGCAGTATCAATTTTAAATTCTTTACGCAGCAGACTACGAAAGGAAGTAAGTATATTCGGGTCGTCGTCCACAAAGAGAATTCTGGGCTTCATCAGCGCAAACCTCAACAAACCTGTATAGTGTTAAGCTTTGGTATGATAATAGTCTAAATTCCGGCAAAAGGTCTATTAAATAAATAGTTTTTTAGGGTTAAAGCGATATTGGCAAGGCCGCAATAGATCTCATCTTTTGATCGATGTTCTTATAATACAAAGTCTTGCGTAATTAACTGAGGGGCAGTTTAATTGTAAAAGTTGTGCCTTCATCTTGGGTGGATTCAAGGTCTATGGTTCCGCCGTGCTTGGCAACGATAATATCGTGAGCAATAGCGAGTCCTTGCCCGCTGCCTTCTCCTACTTTTTTAGTCGTAAAAAAAGGCTCGAATATTTTATCTTTGACCGATTCGGGGATACCGGTTCCGTCGTCGCTGATGCTGATTAACACCTCATCTCCATCCAAATATGTGGAAACAACTATTGTTCCGGTTTGACCTGTTCCTTCATATTTATCCTTGATGGCGTGGGCGGCGTTGACGATCATGTTCAGTAGGACCTGATTTATGTTGCCTTGAAAGCAGTTGACCAGCGGTATGTCCCCAAGCTGCATGTCAATTTCAGCAAAATACTTCCATTCATTGCGTGAAACTGTAGCCGTGTTGGTAATCAAATTATTTATATTCGCAGGTTGTTTCTTCTGTTGTCCGGGATGTGAAAAATCTTTCATTGCCTGCACAATTCCGGCAACGCGGCTGACTCCTTCCTGAGCGCGGTCACAGGATTGTGGGATTTCATCGACTAGAAATTCAAGATCTTCGTCTTCTGCAACTCGGTCACGTTTTTTCAGCAAATCCGGGAAAAGACCGGATTTACGGCACTCATCAAGAATGCGGCTGTCCATTTTGTGAATTTTCAGAAAATCTGCAAATGCTTCTTTTTGAAAAAGGACTGAGTTGCCTACATATTGAATGGGGGTATTAATTTCATGGGCAATGCCGGATGCCAATCTGCCGATGGATTCAAGCTTGCGGGCCATTTCCAGCTTACGCTCAAGATTCTTACGTTCTGAAATATCAAACAGAATTACAGCCAGATGCGGACGGGAACCTATGGTTATAGGCAGAACATGACGGGTAACAGGCAGGGTGTGCCCGTCGTTGTCGAGAATTATAGTTTCCCTGATGGATTCTGTTTCATATGATCTGGGACATATTTCTTCCAGATATTGACCTTGATCGGCAAAGATTCGATCGCAATTGCGGCCCAGAATTTTTCCCCTTGATAGCCCGAACATGTTTTCCGCTACTTCATTTGTTTCGGCAATGGTTCTTTTTTCAAGGTCGATAATAAGGAAGGCTGCGGAAATTCCATCCAGCAGAGAACGCAACAATTCCCTGTTCTGGCGTATTTCTGTTTCGGCTTTTTTACGCTCAGCTACCTCTACGGTAAGCTCTTCAGTTTTGCGGGTCAGGTCTGCGGTGCGTTCATCAACCAATTGCTCCAATTGTTCGTTGAGCATTCGAAGCTGTCGTTCCTGCTCTTTGCGTTCAGAAATATCACGCACAATAGCAGTGAACATGACAGCATCCGGGGTACGAATCTCATTGATAGAAAGGTCGATGGGAAAACGTGAACCATCCTTGCGTACTGCTTCTGCTTCTCTCCCTATCCCGAGAATTTTAGCTATGCCTTTTTTCAAATAACGCCTGATAAAGCGGTCATGGTTAGCTCTCAGTTCTGGGGGTACAAGAACTCTTACATTTTTTCCAACAAGTTCACCGGAATCGTAACCGAAAATTTTTTCTGCTGCCGGATTTATGGTTAATATTTTACCTGTTGAATCGGCAGTGATAATGGCATCGATAACTCCATTGAAGAGAGCGGATAGCTTGGCTTCACGGTCTTCGAGGGATTTTTGGGCCAGTTTCTTTTCGGTGATGTCACTTTTGATGGCAATAAAGTTGCTGACCTTTCCATTTGCATCCATTACCGGGGTGATGGTTTGCTCTTCATAGTACATTTCGCCATTTTTGCGACGGTTTATAAGTTCTCCGGTCCATGATTTACCGGCAAGGATTGTAGACCATAGCTCTTTATAAAATGCAGGTGGCTGCTTTCCCGATTTGAGAACTTTCAGAGTTTTGCCGTAAACTTCGTCAAAACGGTATCCGGTCATGGAGGTGAAGGCTTTGTTGATCCAATGTACGCGCCCTAAGTTGTCCAAAATGACAATGGCATCTGCAGCTGCGGAGAGGGCGGCTCCCTGAATGCGATATTCGGCCAGTTCTTTTTCTTTTGACGAATCTCGGGCGATAATAATGGTTGTAGGCGGTCCTTCCAGCGATTGGAGATATTGAACTTTGACAACAAAAGGAATGTTGCCAGATCCGAAGGTGTAGTTTCCTTGTTGCGAGCTTTGATTGCGCAGGGCTACAGAAAGGGGGTGAGCTTCTGGAGGCAGTTCCTGTTCCCGCTGGCAGAGAGGAAACATTTCTATAACAGGTTTGCCCATGATGAATATGCGTTTCAAACCGATTAATCGCGCAAAGCTGTCATTGCACCATTTTGCCTTGCCTTTATCGTCGGTCCAGAGGATAGCTTCATCAATTGAGCTAAGCACCGCTTCAAGCCGTCCTATTACGGAACGGAGTTCGATAATAAGTTCATCCCGCCCTTTCATGCTGATCAGCCTTCCTGCCGGGATGTTATCTGTGCAGCAAATGTTTTTCGTCCATTAACGGTTCCGCTTAGTATGTAGTGGTCTGCAAGTACAACAGAACCGTCCTCTTTCACTATTTCAAGGTCGAGATGTTGGCCCAGCAAGGATGCGTGTCCTGTTGAAGCATAAGCCGAAAAGCCTAACTGATGGGCATCTCTTAGCGCGGAGGGAATAATGGTCGTCAGTGATTTACCTACAAGGCCGGATTCGGTCCAGCCGAATTCTATGGTAAAGGGGGCGTTAATTGCCGTGATAATCCCGTTGATATCAGCAACAATAACCGGCTTGGCGGTGATGGCGAGAAGTTCTTCGAAGGTCATAATCCAGCTCCTGTATGCAAAGTCAGTTTTATAATCATCTTAAGCATGCCACAAAGACAGGATTTATGACAAGGTAGGCAAAATTGGTTAAACTAACGAGTTCATCATCAGCAGGCCACTTCAATAAATTCGGTAAGTTAACAGCATAAACCTCAGATCATTCGCAAAAGACATTTGACTTATTCCCGCCCCCGGAACTACTTACAGATAGTTTTAACAGCCAACAGACGCAGGGCGATTCACAATGGGCAAAACAGAACATTTCGGACTGGACTTCGAGACATTTGCGAGACTTATCGACAATCTTCATGATGAAATCATCATCTACGATAACAACTATCGCATGCTCTACGTAAACAAGGCCTGTGAGCGTCATTACGGATTTACTCAGCAGGAAATGATCAATATGCCTTTCTGGGATGTGGTCAGTAAACACAATTCATGGGACCGCCCCATCCTGCCTCTTGTCTATGAAAAAAAGCTCCCGGCTAAACAGGAACAGAAAACATATCTGGGCCTTGAAGTACTGACCATTGCAGTCCCCCTGCTGGATAACGAGCAGGAAGTTGAATACGTACTGCTCAGCATTCGTGACAATTTCCATGAAGGGCGTATTCTCCACCCTGAAGAACTTACTGCCAGCAACGAAGACCCTGCCGCGGCCAAGCCTGAAGACCTGATTTATCGCAGTTCATTGATGGAACAGACCGTCATTGCTGCCCGCAAGGTTGCTTCCATCAGCGCCCCCTGCCTACTTCTGGGTGAATCGGGGTGCGGTAAAAGTTTGCTGGCAAAATTCATCCACGCCAACAGCAAACGGGCTGAAAAACCATTTGTGGTGGTCAACTGTGCAGCCATCCCACATGAACTTTTTGAGTCGGAACTCTTCGGACACGTTGAGGGAGCATTTTCCGGAGCAACCAAAGCACGCGGCGGACTTATTGCCAAAGCTGAGGGCGGTACACTGTTTCTTGATGAAATTTCCGAGCTGCCCCTGTCCATGCAGGCCAAACTCCTCTATGCGGTGCAGGAACTTGAATACCGTCCGGTGGGCAGCTCTTCGCCGGTTAAAGCCGATGTACGCATTCTGGCCGCCTCCAACCGCAATATGGAACGCATGGTTGAAACCGGAGCTTTCAGGCAGGACCTCTATTTCCGGCTCAATGTTTTCGACATCGTTATCCCGCCCCTGCGCGACCGCCAGGAAGACCTGATTCCCCTGCTGCACTACTTTTTCAACCGCTACGGCAAAACACACGGCAAAGGCAAACGCCTTTCCTCCGCTGCGCAAAACCTGCTCTGCCAATACTCATGGCCCGGAAACATCCGCGAACTGGCCCATCTTGTGGAACGTCTGGTGGTAACTGTGGAGGAAGAGATCATCACCATGGACCACATTCCGTCTTCCATTTACGAAACCACAGCCACTCCCATTTCGCCTCTGACTTCCGCAGAAAGCCTTGACGATGCCCTTGAAACAGTGGAACGCCAAATGATTATGGATGCCGTTGCCAAACATGGCAGCAGTCGCAAGGTAGCTTCAGCCTTAAAAATCAGCCAATCCCGAGCCTCCCGCCTGATTAGAAAATATCAAATCAAATCGAACTACTAGCGAAACTGAGTCA
This window of the Desulfovibrio sp. JC022 genome carries:
- a CDS encoding metallophosphoesterase; its protein translation is MSSKSLPYDIYSSLARRMGEEAVSRRLRMQVDHAASIYGKGFGRIHLENLDTFINFVDAALRLSRMRERGRRNSLDFKIVKNEVIIPGLPEQFDEFKILHLTDIHIDGFIDGGETLFSMISPLRCDICVFTGDYRLLTHHSHKPSAIGMSRLVTQINAPHGVYGILGNHDFIEQVPELEESGMRILLNEGQIIKHNGEDLFLAGVDDPHFYGTHDLGRAFRSRPQGCPTILLSHSPELYAEAAARSVELYICGHTHGGQICLPGGIPIITHATCPRSMTSGSWRHKNMSGYTSRGAGCSGVQARFNCPPEITIHTLRCTGDGA
- a CDS encoding PAS domain-containing protein; this translates as MTFEELLAITAKPVIVADINGIITAINAPFTIEFGWTESGLVGKSLTTIIPSALRDAHQLGFSAYASTGHASLLGQHLDLEIVKEDGSVVLADHYILSGTVNGRKTFAAQITSRQEG
- a CDS encoding PAS domain S-box protein, whose protein sequence is MKGRDELIIELRSVIGRLEAVLSSIDEAILWTDDKGKAKWCNDSFARLIGLKRIFIMGKPVIEMFPLCQREQELPPEAHPLSVALRNQSSQQGNYTFGSGNIPFVVKVQYLQSLEGPPTTIIIARDSSKEKELAEYRIQGAALSAAADAIVILDNLGRVHWINKAFTSMTGYRFDEVYGKTLKVLKSGKQPPAFYKELWSTILAGKSWTGELINRRKNGEMYYEEQTITPVMDANGKVSNFIAIKSDITEKKLAQKSLEDREAKLSALFNGVIDAIITADSTGKILTINPAAEKIFGYDSGELVGKNVRVLVPPELRANHDRFIRRYLKKGIAKILGIGREAEAVRKDGSRFPIDLSINEIRTPDAVMFTAIVRDISERKEQERQLRMLNEQLEQLVDERTADLTRKTEELTVEVAERKKAETEIRQNRELLRSLLDGISAAFLIIDLEKRTIAETNEVAENMFGLSRGKILGRNCDRIFADQGQYLEEICPRSYETESIRETIILDNDGHTLPVTRHVLPITIGSRPHLAVILFDISERKNLERKLEMARKLESIGRLASGIAHEINTPIQYVGNSVLFQKEAFADFLKIHKMDSRILDECRKSGLFPDLLKKRDRVAEDEDLEFLVDEIPQSCDRAQEGVSRVAGIVQAMKDFSHPGQQKKQPANINNLITNTATVSRNEWKYFAEIDMQLGDIPLVNCFQGNINQVLLNMIVNAAHAIKDKYEGTGQTGTIVVSTYLDGDEVLISISDDGTGIPESVKDKIFEPFFTTKKVGEGSGQGLAIAHDIIVAKHGGTIDLESTQDEGTTFTIKLPLS
- a CDS encoding ATP-binding protein, whose translation is MNKPLFMNRRFSANLKNMSISAEMVRQCRAILPMDEKTGQNIDLAVSEAVSNAIRHSNSPEDSSIALRLISDGTKLIIEVEDSGPGFDFELIQTPDLNTPQEGGYGLFLIKQVMDSVKYERRQDGNILTMEKQLAPKGDK
- a CDS encoding 4-amino-4-deoxy-L-arabinose transferase, which produces MKSYLLVACSVILGVLGQLFMKKGMTVLGPLGDPSIMTAFAIVFQPWVFGGLVSYGLAMMIWVAVLSRLDLSYAYPLLSSGYVLVAIGSWWMFGDQISATRWAGILVISAGVVLTAKK
- a CDS encoding SpoIIE family protein phosphatase: MKPRILFVDDDPNILTSFRSLLRKEFKIDTADHPEKGLALFKENGPYPVVVSDLKMPDMNGLEFLVEIEKLDEDVIGIILTGHADIKAALTALNQGHVFRFLTKPAERDTITSVINAGLEQHKLITGNKHKARIIKEDLAAAAFIQKSFLPQETCTMGNVCLNWLFKPSGDVGGDMFNLVPLDTDKTSFYLLDISGHGVSAALAAISVSRLLSRSDHFTAQQNKVIPPSELLKQLDADFPIERMNKHFTMFYSVISKSKKTLTYSSAGHLPPLLLRKDGSIEHLDKGGSVIGINAGIPFEQDTVPFHPGDRLISYTDGLSEYESPSGEQFGSPRLESCVLDHNKKTSKQLLDGVYNEMLAFGDNRPLQDDVTICCLEFTGEQS
- a CDS encoding EamA family transporter yields the protein MEYLLVVLSVTMTTLGQIFQKLGAVRIKEEMSGGKSVIAAAANIHIFMGITALGLGAFLWLMVLSRMELSLAYPMMSLGYVLVTIASKYFFKEEIPMHRYIGIATIILGIVLISRS
- a CDS encoding sigma-54-dependent Fis family transcriptional regulator; the encoded protein is MGKTEHFGLDFETFARLIDNLHDEIIIYDNNYRMLYVNKACERHYGFTQQEMINMPFWDVVSKHNSWDRPILPLVYEKKLPAKQEQKTYLGLEVLTIAVPLLDNEQEVEYVLLSIRDNFHEGRILHPEELTASNEDPAAAKPEDLIYRSSLMEQTVIAARKVASISAPCLLLGESGCGKSLLAKFIHANSKRAEKPFVVVNCAAIPHELFESELFGHVEGAFSGATKARGGLIAKAEGGTLFLDEISELPLSMQAKLLYAVQELEYRPVGSSSPVKADVRILAASNRNMERMVETGAFRQDLYFRLNVFDIVIPPLRDRQEDLIPLLHYFFNRYGKTHGKGKRLSSAAQNLLCQYSWPGNIRELAHLVERLVVTVEEEIITMDHIPSSIYETTATPISPLTSAESLDDALETVERQMIMDAVAKHGSSRKVASALKISQSRASRLIRKYQIKSNY